A window of Syntrophales bacterium genomic DNA:
CGTAATTGGCCGCGGCCTTACAGTAGCCGATGCCTCCCGGAGCGGAGCGGACGTAGTGCTCCTCCACGTAAATCTTCGTGGGGCTGAATCCCTCGGGATAATAGGCGCCGACGGGGCCCACGATGATGAAGAAGAGGTATTCCGGGGAGGCGTGAACGCCCAGGGCCGGCTCCGTGGCGATCATGGTGGGCCGGATGTAGAGGGACGTGCCCAGGCCTTTGGGGATCCAGTCCTTTTCGATGAGCACCAGTTCCCGGACGGCCTCCAGGAACAGGTTCTCGTCAACCGCGGGCATGCAGAGGCGTCGGGCCGAGTTGTTCATGCGCCGGGCGTTTTCGAGGGGACGGAACAGGTAGATCTCGCCACCCTTGCCCCGGTATGCCTTCAGGCCTTCGAAAATGAGCTGGGCGTAGTGCAGGCAGATGCAGGCGGGATCCAGGGCGAACGCCTGGTAGGGCTCGATGGCCGGGTTGTACCAGCCCTTGCCCTCCTTGTACTGCATGGTGAACATGTGGTCCGTGAAGATCTTCCCGAACCCCAGCGTTGCCTCGTTCTTGTGTTTCGGTTTGTGCTTTGCCGGTGCGGTCTTCGTGATCTTGATCTTCATGATTATCCCCCAGTATGATTTAACATCCCAAAAAAATTACAGATCGCTTTATCACGATTGGACCAGCCGATCAAGGCTTCTGTACTGGATCGCCTCGGCGACGTGGGAAGGCCCGATGGATTCCGCCTCCTCCAGGTCGGCGATCGTACGGGAGGTCCGGAGGATTCTCGAGTAGGCCCGGGCGCTGAGACCCAGCCTGTCCATGGCCATTTCGAGGAGCTGCCGGGACTCCC
This region includes:
- a CDS encoding branched-chain amino acid aminotransferase; amino-acid sequence: MKIKITKTAPAKHKPKHKNEATLGFGKIFTDHMFTMQYKEGKGWYNPAIEPYQAFALDPACICLHYAQLIFEGLKAYRGKGGEIYLFRPLENARRMNNSARRLCMPAVDENLFLEAVRELVLIEKDWIPKGLGTSLYIRPTMIATEPALGVHASPEYLFFIIVGPVGAYYPEGFSPTKIYVEEHYVRSAPGGIGYCKAAANYAASLYASKAAQDKGYTQVLWLDAVHKKYVEEVGTSNIFFLIGDELVTPPLGGTILPGVTRDSVIEMARSWGIPVMERPIAMEEVIQAAERGLLNEAFASGTAAIVSPIGRMFFRGKEHKIGSGKTGPLTERLYNEILQIQYGQKEDPFGWRLKISG